The Halobacterium sp. CBA1132 genome has a segment encoding these proteins:
- a CDS encoding KaiC domain-containing protein, translated as MVADEEDDDWFESAFRDDEDAPDDQQASDSDAADESVDDSEPDSPDAEDDELASDGEQESDFDASADSDDVGDSDTDTPPTGPAGESPDGPDAEEPPSFGDTDISAPDTGDGDVDDFAAAFGGGGGGGDFDGGGDDDDLFEDDFAAAFGGGGGGGGAGAAPGGEDDFGFDLDGDVGAGGSGGFEEDEEYESDIPRIDFGIEGLDEMVQGGVPERSLIVAIGGAGTGKTTFGLQFLHEAIRNGERAVYITLEESRQRVVQSATEKGWEFDRHTEEGNLAVIDIDPIEMANSLTSIRNELPTLIEEFGASRLVLDSVSLLEMMYDDQSVRRTEIYDFTKALKDAGVTTMLTSEANEDNAFASRHGIIEYLTDAVVVLRYIRPEDFRETRLAVEIQKIRDANHSRETKPYEITHQGISVYRQANIF; from the coding sequence ATCGTGGCTGACGAGGAGGACGACGACTGGTTCGAGAGCGCGTTCCGGGACGACGAGGACGCTCCGGACGACCAGCAGGCGTCCGACAGCGACGCAGCCGACGAATCTGTGGACGACTCTGAACCGGACAGCCCCGACGCCGAGGACGACGAGTTGGCGTCGGACGGCGAACAGGAGTCCGACTTCGATGCTAGCGCTGACTCGGACGACGTGGGCGACTCGGACACCGACACGCCGCCGACGGGTCCCGCCGGGGAATCACCCGACGGACCCGATGCTGAGGAGCCACCGAGTTTCGGCGACACCGATATATCCGCGCCCGACACCGGCGACGGCGACGTCGACGACTTCGCGGCGGCGTTCGGCGGAGGCGGTGGCGGCGGTGACTTCGACGGCGGCGGTGATGACGACGACCTCTTCGAGGACGACTTCGCGGCGGCGTTCGGCGGTGGCGGCGGCGGTGGCGGCGCCGGCGCGGCGCCCGGCGGCGAGGACGACTTCGGGTTCGACCTCGACGGCGACGTCGGCGCCGGCGGTTCGGGCGGCTTCGAGGAGGACGAAGAATACGAGTCCGACATCCCGCGCATCGACTTCGGCATCGAGGGACTCGACGAGATGGTGCAGGGCGGCGTCCCCGAGCGCTCGCTCATCGTCGCCATCGGCGGCGCCGGGACCGGGAAGACCACGTTCGGCCTCCAGTTCCTCCACGAAGCCATCCGGAACGGCGAACGGGCCGTCTACATCACGCTCGAAGAGTCCCGCCAGCGCGTCGTCCAGAGCGCCACCGAGAAAGGCTGGGAGTTCGACCGCCACACCGAGGAAGGCAACCTCGCGGTCATCGACATCGACCCCATCGAGATGGCCAACTCCCTCACGAGCATCCGCAACGAACTTCCGACCCTCATCGAGGAGTTCGGCGCCAGCCGACTCGTCCTCGACTCCGTCTCCCTGCTGGAGATGATGTACGACGACCAGTCCGTTCGCCGCACCGAAATCTACGACTTCACGAAAGCGCTCAAGGACGCCGGCGTCACCACCATGCTCACCAGCGAAGCCAACGAAGACAACGCCTTCGCCTCCCGCCACGGCATCATCGAATACCTCACGGACGCCGTCGTCGTCCTCCGCTACATCCGCCCGGAGGACTTCCGGGAGACCCGCCTCGCCGTCGAAATACAGAAGATTCGGGACGCCAACCACTCACGGGAGACTAAGCCCTACGAGATTACCCATCAAGGTATCTCCGTCTACCGGCAAGCGAATATCTTCTGA
- a CDS encoding NAD(+)/NADH kinase: protein MRVGIVAQRGNSRAAYLAADVREMLTGEDVAVWLDTATADALDGGGHEVAEFDACDLVVSIGGDGTFLFAARGAGSTPVLGVNLGEVGFLNAVAPEDAVSAVRREVERYRETGEVRHREVPRAAASGEREWSLTPALNEVVIQGDQRGHGHGIDLEVRVDGSLFEATHADGVLIATPTGSTAYNLSEGGPLVQPTVDAFVVNGMCSSEPMPPLLTPAGGEVTVRVDGPEYAVVSSDGSNRQRVKTPEVVTVKAADEPARVAGPDSDFFQALNKLK from the coding sequence ATGCGCGTTGGAATCGTCGCACAGCGGGGGAACTCGCGGGCCGCGTATCTCGCTGCGGACGTCCGCGAGATGCTCACCGGCGAGGACGTGGCGGTGTGGCTGGACACGGCGACGGCGGACGCTCTGGACGGCGGCGGCCACGAGGTCGCGGAGTTCGACGCCTGCGACCTCGTGGTGAGCATCGGCGGGGACGGCACGTTCCTGTTCGCGGCGCGGGGCGCGGGGTCGACGCCGGTCCTCGGCGTGAACCTCGGTGAGGTCGGCTTCCTGAACGCAGTCGCGCCCGAGGACGCCGTCTCGGCAGTCCGCCGCGAGGTCGAGCGCTACCGGGAGACCGGGGAGGTGCGCCACCGCGAGGTGCCGCGGGCGGCGGCGTCGGGGGAGCGCGAGTGGTCGCTGACGCCCGCGCTCAACGAGGTCGTGATTCAGGGCGACCAGCGCGGGCACGGCCACGGCATCGACCTCGAGGTGCGCGTGGACGGGTCGCTGTTCGAGGCGACGCACGCCGACGGCGTCCTGATTGCGACACCCACCGGGAGCACGGCGTACAACCTCAGCGAGGGCGGCCCGCTCGTGCAACCGACCGTGGACGCGTTCGTCGTCAACGGGATGTGTTCGAGCGAGCCGATGCCGCCGCTGTTGACGCCGGCCGGCGGCGAAGTGACCGTTCGTGTCGACGGCCCGGAGTACGCCGTCGTCTCCAGCGACGGGTCGAACCGCCAGCGCGTGAAGACGCCGGAGGTCGTCACCGTCAAGGCAGCGGACGAACCGGCGCGCGTCGCGGGCCCGGACTCTGATTTCTTCCAAGCGCTGAACAAACTGAAGTAG
- the mptA gene encoding GTP cyclohydrolase MptA: MSQQLPDVQATEPEVAVGLSQVGVTGVEKLVKIAREDKRPIVLTAEFEVYVDLPQGRKGIDMSRNMEVIDETLEDAVSEPVYRVEEMCGETAERLLEKHEYTTTATVEMEAELMIRDETPASERETQGTVDIIASATAEEGEPTREEIGARVVGMTVCPCSQQMMSQHAREKLADLGVGEDSVREFLQEVPQAGHSQRGHATLTVETSGDPDVDLMELVEVARDSMSARIYNLAKRPDEDHMTYAAHANAKFVEDCVRSMAEGVVAEFDFDDDAVVTMKQSNDESIHQHNAHAERIAEFGTLAEEVDA, encoded by the coding sequence ATGAGCCAGCAGCTGCCGGACGTACAGGCGACGGAGCCGGAGGTTGCAGTCGGGTTGAGTCAGGTCGGCGTGACAGGCGTCGAGAAACTCGTGAAGATCGCCCGCGAGGACAAGCGCCCCATCGTGTTGACCGCGGAGTTCGAGGTGTACGTCGACCTCCCGCAGGGCCGGAAGGGAATCGACATGAGTCGGAACATGGAGGTCATCGACGAGACGCTCGAAGACGCCGTCTCCGAGCCCGTCTACCGCGTCGAGGAGATGTGCGGGGAGACCGCCGAGCGCCTCCTCGAGAAACACGAGTACACGACGACGGCGACCGTCGAGATGGAGGCCGAGTTGATGATTCGCGACGAGACGCCCGCCAGCGAGCGCGAGACGCAGGGAACCGTCGACATCATCGCCTCGGCGACCGCCGAGGAGGGCGAGCCGACCCGGGAGGAAATCGGCGCGCGCGTCGTCGGCATGACCGTCTGTCCGTGCAGCCAGCAGATGATGAGCCAGCACGCCCGCGAGAAGCTCGCCGACCTCGGCGTCGGCGAGGACTCCGTCCGGGAGTTCCTGCAGGAGGTGCCACAGGCGGGTCACAGCCAGCGCGGGCACGCGACGCTCACCGTCGAGACCTCCGGCGACCCGGACGTCGACCTGATGGAACTCGTGGAGGTCGCGCGCGACTCGATGAGCGCGCGCATCTACAACCTCGCGAAGCGCCCGGACGAGGACCACATGACGTACGCCGCCCACGCGAACGCGAAGTTCGTGGAGGACTGCGTGCGCTCGATGGCCGAGGGCGTCGTCGCGGAGTTCGACTTCGACGACGACGCCGTGGTGACGATGAAGCAGTCCAACGACGAGTCCATCCACCAGCACAACGCTCACGCCGAGCGCATCGCGGAGTTCGGAACGCTAGCGGAAGAAGTCGACGCGTAG